AGCGTTGCGCCGTCGCGCAGGGCCGCGATCTCACCGTTGTCGGGGGCGTTGACCTTGAGCACCACGTCGGAGGCCAGGGCCTGTTCGGCGGTGCCGATCTCAGCCCCTGCCTCGCTGTAGGCGCCGTCGGAGAAACTCGCGGCGGCTCCCGCGCCGGATTCCACCAGCACGGAATAGCCGAGCTTGATCAGCTGCGCGACCGTCGCGGGCGTGGCTGCGACACGCGTCTCCCCAGGCAGGGACTCGCGTGGTATCCCGATGATCATCGTCAAAGTTCGACACCGCCCTGAACCGCGGTGGCGTGGCCCATCAGCCGCGTTCCGACCCGCTGGTGACGGCTGCAGAGACCGGTACCGCTGACTCCTTGCTGTAGTCGGCCGAGTTCCAGACTTCGGGACGCATGGTGATCAACACCGCCTTGTCGGTGTAGTTCGCGTCGAGGTATTCCTCGATCTCCTCGTCGGAGACGTAGCGACGGACGATGGGGAGTACGCCCTCGCGAGGGATGTCCTCGCGGATGGACGCGGGGCCGCCGACGGAGACGTAGC
The DNA window shown above is from Mycolicibacterium confluentis and carries:
- a CDS encoding pyridoxamine 5'-phosphate oxidase family protein, whose product is MTDLKMTAAERTEFLADNHVAIIAIERGNKPPLTVPIWYRVDEAGDVEIWTELGSMKERLIRAAGRFSLAVQQETTPYRYVSVGGPASIREDIPREGVLPIVRRYVSDEEIEEYLDANYTDKAVLITMRPEVWNSADYSKESAVPVSAAVTSGSERG